Proteins from a single region of Pyrus communis chromosome 6, drPyrComm1.1, whole genome shotgun sequence:
- the LOC137736746 gene encoding subtilisin-like protease SBT2.6 isoform X1, whose translation MVKMVAVEFGCAVAVLFSLLIIGKADVYIVTIEGEPIISYQGGVDGFEATAVESDEKIDTTSESVISYARHLESKHDMLLGMLFEEGSYQKLYSYQHLINGFAVHISHEQAERLMRAPGVKSVERDWKVRRLTTHTPQFLGLPTGVWPTGGGSDRAGEDIVIGFVDSGIYPHHPSFANHNTDPYGPVPKYRGKCEVDPDTKRSFCNGKIIGAHHFAKAAIAAGVFNPSIDFASPMDGDGHGSHTAAIAAGNNGIPVRMHGHEFGKASGMAPRARIAVYKALYRLFGGFVADVVAAIDQAVYDGVDILSLSVGPNSPPATTKTTYLNPFDATLLSAVKAGVFVAQAAGNGGPFPKTLVSYSPWIASVAAAIDDRRYKNHLTLGNGKILAGLGLSPSTHPNQTYTLVAANDVLLDSSVVKYSSSDCQKPEVLNKNLVQGNILLCGYSFNFVVGTASIKKVSETAKSLGAIGFVLAVENVSPGTKFDPVPVGVPGILITDVEKSMDLIDYYNISTVRDWTGRVKSFKGIGSIGNGLMPILHKSAPQVALFSARGPNIKDFSFQEADLLKPDILAPGSLIWAAWSPNGTDEPNYVGEGFAMISGTSMAAPHIAGIAALVKQKHPHWSPAAIKSALMTTSTTIDRAGKPLQAQQYSETQTIKFVSATPFDYGSGHVDPKAALDPGLIFDAGYQDYLGFLCTTAGINSNEIKNYTNSPCNYTMGHPSNFNSPSITVAHLVKSQTVTRMVTNVAEEETYVITTRMAPAIAIEASPRAMTLRPGASRKFLVTLTVRSITGAYSFGEVIMKGSRGHKVRIPVVAMGYQR comes from the exons ATGGTAAAAATGGTGGCCGTGGAGTTTGGGTGTGCAGTTGCTGTACTGTTTTCCCTTTTAATTATTGGCAAAGCTGATGTTTACATCGTGACGATTGAAGGAGAGCCTATTATAAGTTACCAAGGTGGTGTTGATGGATTTGAAGCCACTGCAGTGGAATCTGATGAAAAGATTGACACAACTAG TGAATCAGTCATATCGTATGCCCGACACTTGGAGAGTAAACACGATATGCTTCTTGGCATGTTGTTTGAGGAAGGGAGCTACCAAAAACTCTACAGCTATCAACATCTTATTAATGGATTTGCTGTCCACATTTCTCATGAACAG GCAGAAAGATTGATGCGTGCTCCTGGTGTGAAATCAGTGGAGAGAGATTGGAAGGTGAGGAGACTTACAACCCACACCCCACAGTTTTTAGGGCTCCCAACCGGAGTATGGCCGACAGGAGGTGGCTCCGATAGGGCTGGAGAAGATATTGTGATAGGGTTTGTGGACTCAGGGATTTATCCGCACCATCCAAGCTTTGCGAACCACAATACCGATCCTTATGGGCCTGTTCCAAAGTATAGAGGTAAATGTGAAGTTGATCCAGACACCAAGAGGAGCTTCTGTAATGGGAAGATTATTGGAGCTCACCATTTTGCCAAAGCTGCAATAGCAGCTGGAGTATTTAATCCTTCTATTGATTTTGCCTCTCCTATGGACGGTGATGGACATGGAAG TCACACTGCAGCTATTGCAGCTGGTAATAATGGAATTCCAGTGAGAATGCATGGTCATGAATTTGGGAAAGCAAGTGGGATGGCTCCCCGTGCCAG AATTGCTGTATATAAAGCCCTTTACAGGCTTTTTGGAGGGTTTGTAGCAGATGTAGTAGCCGCAATTGATCAG GCTGTGTATGATGGAGTGGATATACTGAGCCTTTCTGTGGGGCCAAACAGTCCTCCAGCTACCACGAAAACCACTTATTTGAATCCTTTTGATGCCACACTTCTTTCAGCTGTGAAAGCAGGTGTGTTTGTTGCACAAGCAGCTGGAAATGGAGGACCTTTTCCAAAAACTTTGGTTTCTTATAGTCCTTGGATAGCTTCTGTTGCTGCCGCCATTGATGATCGCAGATACAAAAACCACCTAACACttggaaatggaaaaatatTAGCTGGACTTGGGTTGTCAC CATCGACACATCCAAATCAAACATACACGCTGGTTGCTGCAAATGATGTGCTTCTTGATTCTTCTGTAGTGAAGTATAGCTCCTCAGACTGCCAGAAACCAGAAGTTTTAAACAAGAACTTGGTTCAGGGGAATATTCTTCTTTGTGGCTATTCATTTAATTTCGTTGTTGGTACTGCATCAATCAAGAAAGTGTCCGAAACAGCCAAAAGTCTTGGTGCAATCGGTTTTGTTCTTGCGGTGGAAAATGTTTCCCCGGGGACAAAATTTGATCCTGTTCCTGTAGGCGTTCCTGGGATTCTAATCACTGATGTTGAAAAGTCAATG GATCTTATAGATTATTACAACATCTCAACTGTTAGGGATTGGACTGGTCGTGTGAAGAGCTTCAAAGGTATAGGTAGCATTGGGAATGGTTTGATGCCTATACTCCACAAGTCTGCACCACAGGTGGCACTATTCTCTGCTAGAGGACccaacatcaaagatttcagcTTCCAAGAAGCAGATCTTCTCAAACCGGATATTCTAGCTCCTGGTTCTCTGATTTGGGCTGCTTGGTCTCCAAATGGAACAGATGAACCAAATTATGTTG GGGAGGGATTTGCCATGATTTCTGGAACAAGTATGGCTGCACCACATATAGCGGGAATAGCTGCTCTTGTAAAGCAGAAGCACCCTCATTGGAGCCCTGCTGCCATCAAATCAGCTTTGATGACAACATCAACAACTATCGACAGGGCTGGAAAACCTCTTCAAGCACAACAATATTCTGAAACACAAACCATTAAGTTTGTCAGTGCCACCCCTTTTGATTATGGGAGTGGCCATGTTGATCCAAAAGCTGCTCTGGATCCTGGACTAATCTTTGATGCGG gctATCAGGATTACTTGGGTTTCTTGTGTACAACAGCTGGTATTAATTCTAATGAGATAAAGAACTACACAAACTCCCCCTGCAACTACACTATGGGCCACCCGTCAAATTTCAACTCTCCGTCAATCACAGTAGCTCATCTTGTGAAAAGTCAAACAGTTACACGCATGGTCACAAATGTTGCTGAAGAAGAAACCTATGTGATCACAACCAGAATGGCTCCAGCCATTGCCATTGAAGCCAGCCCTCGGGCAATGACTCTGAGACCTGGTGCATCACGAAAGTTCTTAGTGACTCTGACAGTTCGGTCCATCACTGGAGCCTACAGTTTCGGAGAGGTGATAATGAAAGGTAGCCGGGGGCACAAAGTGAGGATCCCAGTAGTAGCTATGGGTTACCAACGGTAG
- the LOC137736746 gene encoding subtilisin-like protease SBT2.6 isoform X2, whose amino-acid sequence MRAPGVKSVERDWKVRRLTTHTPQFLGLPTGVWPTGGGSDRAGEDIVIGFVDSGIYPHHPSFANHNTDPYGPVPKYRGKCEVDPDTKRSFCNGKIIGAHHFAKAAIAAGVFNPSIDFASPMDGDGHGSHTAAIAAGNNGIPVRMHGHEFGKASGMAPRARIAVYKALYRLFGGFVADVVAAIDQAVYDGVDILSLSVGPNSPPATTKTTYLNPFDATLLSAVKAGVFVAQAAGNGGPFPKTLVSYSPWIASVAAAIDDRRYKNHLTLGNGKILAGLGLSPSTHPNQTYTLVAANDVLLDSSVVKYSSSDCQKPEVLNKNLVQGNILLCGYSFNFVVGTASIKKVSETAKSLGAIGFVLAVENVSPGTKFDPVPVGVPGILITDVEKSMDLIDYYNISTVRDWTGRVKSFKGIGSIGNGLMPILHKSAPQVALFSARGPNIKDFSFQEADLLKPDILAPGSLIWAAWSPNGTDEPNYVGEGFAMISGTSMAAPHIAGIAALVKQKHPHWSPAAIKSALMTTSTTIDRAGKPLQAQQYSETQTIKFVSATPFDYGSGHVDPKAALDPGLIFDAGYQDYLGFLCTTAGINSNEIKNYTNSPCNYTMGHPSNFNSPSITVAHLVKSQTVTRMVTNVAEEETYVITTRMAPAIAIEASPRAMTLRPGASRKFLVTLTVRSITGAYSFGEVIMKGSRGHKVRIPVVAMGYQR is encoded by the exons ATGCGTGCTCCTGGTGTGAAATCAGTGGAGAGAGATTGGAAGGTGAGGAGACTTACAACCCACACCCCACAGTTTTTAGGGCTCCCAACCGGAGTATGGCCGACAGGAGGTGGCTCCGATAGGGCTGGAGAAGATATTGTGATAGGGTTTGTGGACTCAGGGATTTATCCGCACCATCCAAGCTTTGCGAACCACAATACCGATCCTTATGGGCCTGTTCCAAAGTATAGAGGTAAATGTGAAGTTGATCCAGACACCAAGAGGAGCTTCTGTAATGGGAAGATTATTGGAGCTCACCATTTTGCCAAAGCTGCAATAGCAGCTGGAGTATTTAATCCTTCTATTGATTTTGCCTCTCCTATGGACGGTGATGGACATGGAAG TCACACTGCAGCTATTGCAGCTGGTAATAATGGAATTCCAGTGAGAATGCATGGTCATGAATTTGGGAAAGCAAGTGGGATGGCTCCCCGTGCCAG AATTGCTGTATATAAAGCCCTTTACAGGCTTTTTGGAGGGTTTGTAGCAGATGTAGTAGCCGCAATTGATCAG GCTGTGTATGATGGAGTGGATATACTGAGCCTTTCTGTGGGGCCAAACAGTCCTCCAGCTACCACGAAAACCACTTATTTGAATCCTTTTGATGCCACACTTCTTTCAGCTGTGAAAGCAGGTGTGTTTGTTGCACAAGCAGCTGGAAATGGAGGACCTTTTCCAAAAACTTTGGTTTCTTATAGTCCTTGGATAGCTTCTGTTGCTGCCGCCATTGATGATCGCAGATACAAAAACCACCTAACACttggaaatggaaaaatatTAGCTGGACTTGGGTTGTCAC CATCGACACATCCAAATCAAACATACACGCTGGTTGCTGCAAATGATGTGCTTCTTGATTCTTCTGTAGTGAAGTATAGCTCCTCAGACTGCCAGAAACCAGAAGTTTTAAACAAGAACTTGGTTCAGGGGAATATTCTTCTTTGTGGCTATTCATTTAATTTCGTTGTTGGTACTGCATCAATCAAGAAAGTGTCCGAAACAGCCAAAAGTCTTGGTGCAATCGGTTTTGTTCTTGCGGTGGAAAATGTTTCCCCGGGGACAAAATTTGATCCTGTTCCTGTAGGCGTTCCTGGGATTCTAATCACTGATGTTGAAAAGTCAATG GATCTTATAGATTATTACAACATCTCAACTGTTAGGGATTGGACTGGTCGTGTGAAGAGCTTCAAAGGTATAGGTAGCATTGGGAATGGTTTGATGCCTATACTCCACAAGTCTGCACCACAGGTGGCACTATTCTCTGCTAGAGGACccaacatcaaagatttcagcTTCCAAGAAGCAGATCTTCTCAAACCGGATATTCTAGCTCCTGGTTCTCTGATTTGGGCTGCTTGGTCTCCAAATGGAACAGATGAACCAAATTATGTTG GGGAGGGATTTGCCATGATTTCTGGAACAAGTATGGCTGCACCACATATAGCGGGAATAGCTGCTCTTGTAAAGCAGAAGCACCCTCATTGGAGCCCTGCTGCCATCAAATCAGCTTTGATGACAACATCAACAACTATCGACAGGGCTGGAAAACCTCTTCAAGCACAACAATATTCTGAAACACAAACCATTAAGTTTGTCAGTGCCACCCCTTTTGATTATGGGAGTGGCCATGTTGATCCAAAAGCTGCTCTGGATCCTGGACTAATCTTTGATGCGG gctATCAGGATTACTTGGGTTTCTTGTGTACAACAGCTGGTATTAATTCTAATGAGATAAAGAACTACACAAACTCCCCCTGCAACTACACTATGGGCCACCCGTCAAATTTCAACTCTCCGTCAATCACAGTAGCTCATCTTGTGAAAAGTCAAACAGTTACACGCATGGTCACAAATGTTGCTGAAGAAGAAACCTATGTGATCACAACCAGAATGGCTCCAGCCATTGCCATTGAAGCCAGCCCTCGGGCAATGACTCTGAGACCTGGTGCATCACGAAAGTTCTTAGTGACTCTGACAGTTCGGTCCATCACTGGAGCCTACAGTTTCGGAGAGGTGATAATGAAAGGTAGCCGGGGGCACAAAGTGAGGATCCCAGTAGTAGCTATGGGTTACCAACGGTAG